A genomic window from Nerophis ophidion isolate RoL-2023_Sa linkage group LG22, RoL_Noph_v1.0, whole genome shotgun sequence includes:
- the kank4 gene encoding LOW QUALITY PROTEIN: KN motif and ankyrin repeat domain-containing protein 4 (The sequence of the model RefSeq protein was modified relative to this genomic sequence to represent the inferred CDS: inserted 3 bases in 3 codons; deleted 1 base in 1 codon) codes for MDKKSANGLQTKASEGGVQRKQLPYSVETPYGFHLDLDFLKYVDDIEKGNTIKRVHIQRRVKGPPKFSTLPRNFSLPGHGIRPTPKDSQWSGTSTLGPKPKSRLTEVHQMSEFRTNEGGILSRGTASQGTSVVSAKVRGEGVLGAQGIEDKTMGTQNRPNLLRASSMPITLQQRKGSDSRSPDRIVGTPENGSTENMFRASPDVXERRSVPQERVGLHQQITVAXKRVRELEEQVKTIPELKAQICSLRMEREKLLSQLQSIEKAHISTSSSKMALCIDPGINTQSHASRHKDGLNLSLTPQTNIHLETSKHLTTQPLTEKGIQGIAQAVSQRLVKSSLACDDIFEQSSNMKAHLSDKQNETVGSPVEHASQEDDNVAKGGNFERPASDQXLHDKLVTLEAKLLQAKEELEKTNGLLKEQITENEMKEERILLMREGVRVEVSPTETQRRPRRDSIDTGTETDKVDYSNQETETEIPGTVDQGTDTERICIEISVSKSGSGSIDQGTETTRVDTHDKMTEVEPESASVGSHRPIVNSIEQGTVTERAATQDQVTETPVARRVHQVLETDGETETNHPQRPRASSVDRGTETERVDTVDRVTEMEVAQRIDRHTETELEIPQDNKPSRNTEADSQVRESPGSQRGEVDTVASESIKDNNRLNEGIQKDHEDNTNMILQTAGGNYVAAKEGVVERTLSFEFVTQPEASTSPTEENTESEKEINPSKTNSESKAIPESLELQKVAQSTTNTLDTATVASESANVKTEVPVRPQRGRRPSADQAQQTIYQLQTAPVRPRRGSSETQSQQSKTVKKSQSPTELSEPLIKHETPSLAQSGNNTTLPSNEKQSQSQPQTEIQCSSSMFKEAQTRPKSIQAQSKTITRRDSKELEAPNRASGVSQPLRRGSGDNHTHPKRHGLGEVQTQSRRRSEAGQSLQKDPEAQKLRRGSNEMAQFRSSGEALVFHHDIVEAQQVRRGSSESPTSPAALGQVVTRLTGLLGEQWAQLGSSSGAQQSVSQQESPGTQKQTTGKRTEAGNAASPKPVGKAATTGKPVGKPGPSKMSSIQSQLVSSLSVLSAFYSPGQKSATANKQQEQSLKSIMKKNGVADKQGNKGTKKNLKFVGVNGGYESTSSEESSGDEKAKVDVEEGDSSEAEEERGKEPNSAEKPEEGADAQEKDAEILCGEEGAVAAEKESEKKDLLDRESSQELLEEPSAGEKVDKGFIDACLYVKDRMEEVTSPDKEMRQVLVVLYQEWFKVSSQKTSHADTVRLYLRQVGLTTPTLLPYVVNLTDGNGNMALHYSVSHSNFPVVKLLLDTGLCETDNINKAGYTPVMLAALTAAESPDDLEVAQQLLRLGDVNARSRQTGQTALMLAVSHGRLAMVKLLLSCGADVNAQDGEGSTALMCASEHGHTHIARLLLETGHCDTSLTDKNGQNAQEVAEGASHPDIVDLLKAPRQT; via the exons ATGGACAAAAAAAGTg CCAATGGCTTACAGACCAAGGCCAGTGAAGGTGGTGTTCAGAGAAAGCAACTGCCCTACTCAGTGGAAACTCCATATGGCTTCCACCTGGACTTGGATTTTCTCAAATACGTTGATGATATCGAAAAAGGCAATACCATCAAAAGAGTCCACATCCAGCGCAGGGTCAAGGGTCCACCCAAATTCAGTACTCTACCCAGAAACTTCAGTCTCCCAGGCCATGGGATCCGGCCAACCCCTAAAGACAGCCAGTGGTCTGGGACATCCACCTTGGGACCAAAACCTAAATCACGGTTAACAGAGGTTCACCAGATGTCTGAATTTAGAACAAATGAAGGAGGAATTTTGAGCCGGGGGACAGCTAGTCAGGGAACTAGTGTTGTTTCGGCTAAGGTCAGAGGTGAAGGAGTTTTGGGGGCCCAGGGAATTGAAGATAAAACTATGGGCACTCAGAATCGCCCAAACCTGCTGCGAGCATCAAGTATGCCAATCACATTACAACAGCGGAAAGGTTCTGATTCACGCAGTCCAGATCGTATTGTTGGA ACACCAGAAAATGGCTCAACCGAAAACATGTTTAGAGCATCACCAGATG CAGAAAGAAGATCCGTTCCCCAAGAACGAGTGGGACTTCACCAGCAGATCACAGTTG TTAAACGAGTCAGAGAGCTTGAAGAACAGGTCAAAACAATCCCTGAACTTAAAGCTCAGATTTGTTCCCTGAGAATGGAGAGAGAGAAACTACTAAGTCAACTTCAGTCTATAGAAAAGGCTCACATTTCCACATCATCTTCTAAAATGGCTCTGTGTATTGATCCTGGAATCAACACCCAATCACATGCATCCAGACATAAAGACGGTTTGAATTTGTCTCTGACACcacaaacaaatatacatttgGAAACTTCAAAACATTTGACAACACAGCCACTAACTGAGAAAGGGATACAGGGTATCGCACAGGCAGTAAGTCAGAGATTGGTGAAAAGCTCATTAGCATGTGATGACATTTTTGAGCAGAGTTCTAATATGAAAGCACATCTTTCAGACAAACAAAACGAGACAGTGGGTAGTCCAGTAGAACATGCATCACAAGAAGATGATAATGTAGCAAAAGGAGGGAATTTTGAGCGCCCAGCGAGTGACC ATTTGCATGATAAGCTGGTAACCCTAGAGGCTAAACTTCTTCAGGCTAAAGAAGAGCTGGAGAAAACTAATGGGCTGTTGAAAGAACAAATAACAGAGAACGAAATGAAGGAGGAGCGAATACTTCTAATGCGTGAGGGAGTTAGAGTAGAAGTGTCGCCAACGGAAACACAAAGAAGGCCAAGAAGAGATAGTATAGACACTGGAACAGAGACTGATAAAGTAGACTATTCCAACCAGGAGACAGAGACAGAAATACCTGGTACAGTTGATCAAGGAACAGATACTGAAAGAATATGTATTGAAATTTCTGTTTCCAAATCAGGATCTGGAAGTATCGATCAGGGAACAGAGACTACCAGAGTAGACACTCATGACAAAATGACAGAGGTTGAGCCAGAATCTGCATCTGTTGGGTCCCATAGGCCTATAGTCAACAGCATTGAACAGGGTACAGTAACTGAAAGAGCAGCCACTCAGGATCAGGTGACTGAAACACCAGTAGCCCGTAGGGTACACCAGGTCTTAGAAACAGACGGAGAGACAGAGACAAACCATCCACAAAGACCAAGGGCAAGCAGTGTTGACagagggacagagacagagaggGTGGACACTGTTGACAGGGTGACAGAGATGGAGGTCGCACAGAGGATTGACCGACATACTGAGACAGAACTTGAAATACCACAAGACAACAAACCATCCAGAAACACTGAAGCTGATAGTCAGGTGAGAGAAAGTCCAGGCAGCCAGAGAGGTGAAGTTGATACCGTGGCCAGTGAAAGTATAAAAGACAACAATAGATTAAATGAAGGAATTCAGAAAGACCATGAAGACAATACAAATATGATATTGCAAACTGCTGGTGGAAATTATGTTGCAGCTAAAGAAGGTGTAGTTGAACGAACTCTAAGTTTTGAATTTGTAACTCAGCCTGAAGCAAGTACAAGTCCAACAGAGGAAAATACAGAATCAGAAAAGGAAATAAATCCTTCAAAAACTAACTCTGAATCAAAAGCAATCCCAGAAAGTCTTGAATTGCAGAAGGTTGCACAGAGTACAACAAATACTTTGGATACTGCTACAGTAGCATCAGAAAGTGCCAATGTAAAGACAGAAGTTCCAGTAAGACCTCAAAGAGGTCGTAGGCCATCAGCAGATCAGGCACAGCAGACAATTTATCAACTTCAAACTGCTCCTGTTCGTCCTCGTAGAGGTTCTAGTGAAACTCAAAGTCAGCAGTCAAAGACAGTCAAAAAGTCTCAATCCCCAACAGAACTCTCTGAACCACTGATTAAACATGAAACGCCATCCCTGGCTCAGTCTGGGAACAACACCACACTACCATCTAATGAAAAACAATCTCAATCACAACCTCAAACTGAGATTCAGTGCTCATCTTCAATGTTTAAAGAGGCTCAAACTCGTCCCAAATCAATTCAAGCCCAGTCTAAAACTATAACTCGACGGGACTCAAAGGAGCTGGAAGCACCTAATAGAGCATCTGGTGTATCACAACCTTTAAGACGTGGATCTGGAGATAACCACACCCACCCAAAACGCCATGGATTGGGTGAGGTCCAAACTCAGTCTCGAAGACGTTCTGAAGCGGGTCAATCCCTTCAGAAAGACCCTGAAGCCCAGAAATTACGGAGAGGCTCTAATGAAATGGCACAGTTTCGGAGCTCTGGTGAAGCCCTGGTCTTCCACCATGATATTGTCGAGGCGCAGCAAGTACGTAGAGGCTCAAGTGAGTCACCAACCTCACCTGCAGCTTTAGGTCAAGTTGTAACTCGGCTAACAGGGCTTCTGGGGGAGCAGTGGGCTCAGCTGGGAAGCAGCTCTGGAGCTCAACAGTCGGTTAGCCAGCAGGAGAGCCCTGGCACACAAAAACAGACAACTGGGAAAAGAACAGAGGCAGGAAATGCAGCATCGCCCAAGCCCGTGGGGAAAGCTGCAACCACAGGAAAACCAGTAGGGAAACCTGGCCCTTCCAAAATGAGCTCTATTCAGAGTCAACTGGTCAGTTCCCTTAGTGTTCTTTCTGCCTTCTACTCACCAGGCCAGAAATCTGCCACTGCTAACAAGCAGCAAGAACAaa GTCTCAAATCTATTATGAAGAAAAATGGGGTTGCTGACAAGCAGGGGAACAAGGGAACCAAGAAAAACCTGAAGTTTGTCGGGGTGAATGGAGG GTATGAAAGCACATCGAGCGAGGAGTCCAGTGGAGATGAGAAAGCAAAAGTGGATGTTGAAGAGGGTGACAGCTCAGAGGCTGAGGAAGAAAGAGGCAAGGAGCCTAACTCAGCAGAAAAGCCTGAGGAGGGAGCAGATGCACAGGAGAAAGATGCAGAAATCCTGTGTGGCGAAGAGGGTGCAGTGGCAGCAGAAAAGGAGAGTGAAAAAAAAGACCTGCTGGACCGAGAGAGCAGCCAGGAGCTCCTGGAGGAACCGTCTGCAGG GGAGAAAGTTGACAAAGGATTTATAGATGCCTGCCTGTATGTAAAAGATCGTATGGAGGAGGTTACATCTCCAGATAAAGAAATG CGTCAGGTTTTAGTGGTCCTCTATCAAGAGTGGTTCAAAGTTTCAAGTCAGAAAACCTCACACGCAGACACGGTCAGATTATACCTGCGCCAAGTCGGCTTAACAACACCCACTCTCCTGCCGTATGTCGTCAACCTGACGGATGGTAACGGGAATATGGCCCTCCACTACAGTGTATCACATTCAAACTTCCCTGTGGTCAAACTTCTGCTGGATACAG GTCTTTGTGAGACAGACAACATAAACAAGGCGGGCTACACTCCAGTGATGCTGGCCGCACTCACGGCTGCTGAGAGTCCGGACGATTTGGAGGTTGCACAACAGCTGCTGCGACTTGGTGACGTTAATGCACGCTCAAGACAG ACGGGTCAGACAGCGCTAATGCTTGCTGTGAGCCACGGGCGCCTCGCCATGGTGAAGCTGCTGCTGAGTTGTGGCGCAGATGTAAACGCTCAGGACGGCGAGGGCTCGACGGCCTTGATGTGTGCCAGTGAGCACGGCCACACTCACATTGCCCGCCTGCTGCTGGAGACAGGTCACTGCGACACCAGCCTCACAGATAAG